Proteins from a single region of Gemmatimonadaceae bacterium:
- a CDS encoding SusC/RagA family TonB-linked outer membrane protein — protein MSTRSFGIGLSAGLGLLALSAATLPAQGTQGTVNVRVSADGSPVDQAQVVIVGTTLGGLTSSAGTFSIRGVPVGAHTVRVIRVGYSEQKKPVTVTAGGTVDVEFALTQVAVSLAPVVTTATGETRRVEIGNAVASIDVAKVMEASPVRDVNDLLNSRTAGVVVTSGSQTGSGARIRIRGQNSLSLSNDPIFIIDGVRMSNNVGSSNLFTGGSQPSRIGDINPEEIENMEIVKGPSAATLYGTDAANGVVLITTRRGRAGAARWTLYGESGILKDNTQYPTAFTIFGTRVSNGTKLGINGCNLPTVSSGFCTIDSLASYNLFKDDDVSPLSTGYRFQYGANVAGGTEAVRYFVSGEREDETGVLELPPFEARRLDSLGLPKHDYTRRPNVLGKTSVRANLNAAVSPTLDIAASTGFINLGQRFTLESNATAGLGSQAFGGPGCKICAPDRLVGGGLRTPLYGYRAWTPGYTWQEKAGQRVNRFIGSVNANWRPTSWLQNRATLGNDLTDRVDDNLLLRGEGPPITALYREGFKQNTRTDIRNFTVDLGSTASWAPRQWLQMKTTGGVQYVNYLFELGSATGEQLAPGSQTAGSGAVPTADEASTLQKTLGIFVEQAAALNDRLFLTAAVRTDQNSAFGTDFQSVVYPKGSVSWLLSDESFFPDASWMNSFRFRAAIGSSGVQPGPNDALRYYGSTIANARGVDTPAITYSSIGNTNLKPEKSTEFETGFETKLFDNRLSLDFTYYRKKTQDAIISAIVPPSLGGPTNQRTNLGSVRNQGLEALVTAQLLDRRAFAWDVSLNASTNSNKLVSLGGTPPQIGTTTRAVEGYPMFGLWARAITGWNDKNGDKILTYNADQNLNEVFVADSFTFRGYSQPRHVATLTNGFDLFNRRLRIQSLLDYRGGHKWYNNTERIRCVSRQNCGGLQNPNASFEDQAMVVATRNHPAATLDGFFQDGELLRFRELTVQYTLAPSLSQRLFKSRGVSVLLTGRNIAKWTKYRGVDPENDYQLTTGADSPGGDFQTLGLPSYYILRVNINR, from the coding sequence ATGAGTACTCGCTCGTTCGGAATTGGCCTGAGTGCCGGGCTCGGGCTGCTCGCGCTCAGCGCGGCAACCCTGCCCGCACAGGGCACGCAGGGAACGGTGAACGTTCGTGTGAGCGCCGACGGCTCGCCAGTCGACCAGGCGCAGGTAGTCATCGTGGGCACGACCCTCGGTGGCCTTACGAGTAGCGCTGGCACGTTCTCCATTCGTGGAGTGCCGGTCGGGGCGCACACGGTCCGGGTGATTCGCGTCGGCTACTCGGAGCAGAAGAAGCCGGTGACTGTAACCGCCGGTGGCACCGTGGACGTGGAGTTTGCGTTGACGCAGGTTGCGGTTTCCCTGGCACCGGTCGTGACCACGGCGACCGGGGAGACGAGACGGGTCGAGATCGGTAACGCGGTGGCCTCGATCGATGTGGCCAAGGTGATGGAGGCGTCACCCGTGCGTGACGTGAACGACTTGCTGAACTCGCGCACGGCCGGCGTGGTCGTCACCAGCGGCTCGCAGACGGGATCCGGTGCGCGTATTCGCATTCGGGGGCAGAACTCGCTGTCGCTCTCGAACGATCCGATCTTCATCATCGACGGCGTTCGCATGTCGAACAACGTGGGATCGTCGAACCTCTTCACGGGCGGTTCGCAGCCGAGCCGAATCGGTGACATCAACCCGGAAGAGATCGAGAACATGGAGATCGTGAAGGGTCCGTCGGCGGCAACCCTCTACGGCACCGATGCGGCGAATGGCGTGGTGCTCATCACGACCAGGCGTGGCCGGGCCGGTGCGGCCCGGTGGACACTGTACGGCGAGAGCGGGATTCTCAAGGACAACACGCAGTACCCGACCGCCTTCACGATTTTTGGCACTCGGGTATCGAACGGCACAAAGCTCGGCATCAACGGGTGCAACCTGCCCACGGTTTCGTCGGGATTCTGCACGATCGATTCGCTGGCGTCTTATAACCTGTTCAAGGACGACGACGTCAGCCCGCTCAGCACCGGATATCGGTTCCAGTATGGCGCAAATGTCGCTGGCGGTACCGAGGCGGTCCGTTACTTCGTGTCGGGCGAGCGCGAGGACGAAACGGGTGTGCTGGAGCTGCCGCCATTCGAGGCGCGGCGTCTCGATTCACTCGGCCTTCCCAAGCACGACTATACCAGGCGTCCCAACGTTCTGGGCAAGACCAGTGTTCGCGCGAACCTCAACGCGGCCGTCAGTCCAACGCTCGATATCGCCGCGTCCACTGGCTTCATCAATCTCGGTCAGCGCTTCACGCTCGAGTCGAACGCCACCGCCGGCCTCGGCTCGCAGGCGTTCGGAGGCCCGGGCTGCAAGATCTGCGCGCCTGATCGCCTCGTTGGCGGTGGATTGAGAACACCGCTCTATGGATACCGGGCGTGGACGCCAGGATACACGTGGCAGGAGAAGGCCGGTCAGCGCGTCAACCGCTTCATCGGCTCGGTCAATGCCAACTGGCGTCCCACGAGCTGGCTGCAGAATCGGGCGACTCTTGGCAATGACCTGACCGACCGCGTCGACGACAATCTCCTCCTCCGCGGCGAGGGCCCGCCGATCACGGCCCTGTATCGTGAAGGCTTCAAGCAGAACACGCGCACCGACATCCGAAACTTTACGGTGGATCTCGGTTCGACGGCGAGCTGGGCGCCGAGGCAGTGGCTCCAGATGAAGACCACGGGGGGTGTGCAGTACGTGAACTACCTGTTCGAGCTGGGCTCGGCCACTGGTGAGCAGCTCGCGCCGGGCTCCCAGACGGCGGGTTCCGGGGCCGTTCCTACGGCGGACGAGGCCAGCACGTTGCAGAAGACGCTGGGCATCTTTGTCGAGCAGGCGGCGGCGCTCAATGACCGCCTGTTTCTTACGGCGGCGGTGAGAACCGACCAGAACTCGGCGTTCGGAACGGACTTCCAGAGTGTGGTCTACCCGAAGGGCTCGGTCTCCTGGCTGCTCTCCGATGAGTCGTTCTTCCCGGACGCCTCGTGGATGAACTCCTTCCGCTTCCGCGCCGCCATCGGTTCATCCGGTGTGCAACCAGGGCCGAATGATGCCCTTCGGTACTATGGCTCGACGATCGCCAACGCTCGGGGTGTCGACACGCCGGCAATCACGTATAGCTCCATCGGCAACACGAATCTCAAGCCCGAGAAATCCACGGAGTTCGAGACGGGCTTCGAGACCAAGCTGTTCGACAATCGGTTGTCGCTCGACTTCACCTATTATCGCAAGAAGACACAGGACGCGATCATCTCGGCGATCGTGCCACCGTCCCTCGGTGGTCCGACGAACCAGCGAACGAACCTCGGGTCGGTGCGGAACCAGGGCCTCGAGGCCCTCGTCACCGCCCAGCTCCTCGACCGCCGTGCGTTTGCCTGGGACGTTTCGCTCAACGCGTCGACGAACTCCAACAAGCTCGTCTCGCTCGGCGGTACGCCGCCGCAGATCGGTACCACGACGCGTGCCGTCGAAGGGTACCCCATGTTCGGACTCTGGGCGCGCGCCATTACGGGCTGGAACGACAAGAACGGCGACAAGATCCTGACCTACAACGCCGACCAGAATCTCAACGAAGTGTTCGTGGCCGACTCGTTCACGTTCCGAGGCTACAGCCAGCCCCGGCATGTCGCGACGCTGACCAACGGGTTCGATCTCTTCAACCGCCGCCTCCGTATCCAGTCACTCCTGGATTACCGCGGCGGGCACAAGTGGTACAACAACACCGAGCGGATCCGCTGTGTGTCGCGCCAGAACTGCGGTGGTCTGCAGAACCCCAACGCATCGTTCGAAGACCAGGCGATGGTGGTCGCAACCCGCAACCACCCGGCGGCGACGCTCGACGGCTTCTTCCAGGATGGCGAGCTGCTCCGATTCCGCGAGCTCACCGTGCAATACACGTTGGCACCGAGCCTGTCACAGCGGCTGTTCAAGAGCCGTGGGGTGAGCGTCCTGCTCACGGGTCGCAACATCGCCAAGTGGACGAAATACCGCGGCGTGGACCCGGAGAACGACTATCAGCTCACCACGGGTGCCGACAGCCCGGGTGGTGACTTCCAGACGCTCGGCCTGCCGTCGTACTACATCCTCCGTGTCAACATCAATCGCTAA